A single window of Rana temporaria chromosome 1, aRanTem1.1, whole genome shotgun sequence DNA harbors:
- the LOC120945191 gene encoding serine/threonine-protein kinase SBK1-like: MEDTMASVAHDVEALLDRMVSFYSQRLRQVDIQKYFLMGKELGKGSYGKVFLTNDRKTGQRMASKFMDRSRISQESFLREFSISSFLSSHPNIIGCCDAIFKTTNNFVFTQELAPAGDLFSLIIPNSTSQFEPFRPGHTTTPNAFSDQPTRIYYKSPRPVTRAKENEDLQSKDLDCVGIPEDAAKRCAVQISSALKFIAKNGLVHMDLKPENILVFDKECHCIKITDFGLAKVRGTVIRSRCGSQSYMAPEMRNVTVSGGLVVDGSLDVWAFGVIIFCLLTGKFPWRVAILDDGGYKRFVEWQNNFKMANPPKAWKRVPPKIQRMFNGLLAIDYSKRSQSTEVLKYTNESWKEKTADSATRGEEEDPIETDSTAQSEDSSVSHQNTSQSSRVSNTSTVNSMSSSSVSTTNTSGSQSEMSPEAQEDNMEEALIVFDDEFSLHIGAEVDVG; the protein is encoded by the exons GACACTATGGCCTCTGTTGCCCATGACGTGGAAGCTCTTCTGGATAGAATGGTCTCTTTCTATTCGCAGAGACTACGGCAGGTGGACATACAGAAGTATTTCCTCATGGGGAAGGAGCTTGGAAAAGGTTCATATGGAAAAGTCTTCCTGACAAACGACAGGAAAACAG gacaaaGAATGGCTTCGAAGTTCATGGATAGAAGCAGAATCAGTCAGGAGTCTTTCCTCCGGGAGTTCAGCATTTCATCCTTTCTTTCGTCTCATCCCAACATCATCGGATGCTGTGACGCCATCTTCAAAACCACTAACAACTTTGTGTTTACCCAAGAACTGGCTCCTGCTGGTGATCTGTTCTCTCTGATTATACCAAAT TCAACTTCACAGTTTGAACCATTCAGGCCAGGCCATACCACAACCCCAAACGCGTTCTCTGATCAGCCAACCAgaatctactacaaatccccccGGCCCGTTACAAgagcaaaggagaacgaagatttgcagtccaaggacctcgactgt gTGGGAATTCCAGAAGACGCTGCAAAGAGATGTGCTGTTCAGATCTCCAGTGCCCTCAAATTCATAGCGAAAAATGGACTTGTGCACATGGATCTGAAGCCAGAAAATATTTTGGTATTTGATAAGGAGTGTCATTGCATCAAGATCACAGACTTTGGCCTTGCTAAGGTCAGAGGGACAGTAATAAGATCCAGGTGTGGCAGCCAATCCTACATGGCCCCAGAGATGCGTAATGTGACCGTTTCAGGTGGATTGGTTGTAGATGGCAGCCTCGATGTTTGGGCATTTGGTGTCATCATCTTCTGCTTACTTACAGGAAAGTTTCCATGGCGGGTGGCCATCCTTGATGATGGAGGCTACAAACGTTTTGTTGAATGGCAAAACAATTTCAAGATGGCTAACCCTCCTAAAGCATGGAAAAGGGTTCcacctaagatacaacggatgTTTAATGGTCTTTTGGCAATTGATTACTCCAAAAGAAGTCAAAGTACTGAAGTCCTTAAATATACAAATGAAAGCTGGAAAGAAAAAACTGCGGATTCAGCTACACGAGGAGAGGAAGAAGATCCCATTGAAACGGATTCTACTGCACAATCTGAGGACTCATCAGTTTCCCACCAGAACACTTCACAGAGCTCCAGAGTTTCCAACACATCTACTGTCAACTCCATGTCTTCTTCTTCCGTTTCGACCACAAACACATCTGGATCTCAGTCTGAGATGTCTCCAGAGGCACAGGAGGACAACATGGAAGAGGCACTAAttgtgtttgatgatgaattttccCTACATATTGGTGCAGAGGTAGATGTTGGGTAA